One Lactobacillus sp. ESL0785 DNA window includes the following coding sequences:
- the rpmD gene encoding 50S ribosomal protein L30 has protein sequence MTELKVTLIRSVAHRLPNQKKVVKALGLGRISSSVVLPDNAATRGALMKIAHLISVEEVNK, from the coding sequence ATGACTGAATTAAAAGTTACTTTAATTAGAAGTGTTGCGCACCGTCTACCTAACCAAAAGAAAGTTGTTAAGGCTCTTGGCTTAGGTAGAATCAGCAGTTCAGTTGTTTTACCAGACAACGCTGCTACTCGTGGTGCATTAATGAAAATTGCCCACTTAATTTCTGTTGAAGAAGTTAATAAATAA
- the secY gene encoding preprotein translocase subunit SecY, giving the protein MFSTLKNAFKDKEIRNKIYFTLFILLLYRIGANITVPGVNAKAITQVAQTGLVPMLDTVSGGGLDNYSIFSLGVSPYITAQIVIQLLQMDIVPVLVEWGKQGEVGRRKTNQVTRWLALAVAFVQSIGITLGFNALTQMGLVKSQTWQTYVEIAVIMTAGTMLLTWLGDEITDKGLGNGVSVIIFAGIIARLPRGLWQIYKEDIINNNASDRLQGILFFIAIIIAILIVTQIVTWVEQADRRIPIQYTKRATVSGSESFLPLKVNVSGVIPVIFASSFIITPATILMAFQKSQGDQQWYKVMTNIFSMQTTPGVIIYTLLIILFTFFYAFVQVNPEKLSKNLQKQGAYIPSVWPGKDTQDYVSKLLIRLSTVGSVFLGLVALLPQLATNFWDLPSSIGLGGTSLLIVIGVVLELSRQINGLLMKREYVGFIR; this is encoded by the coding sequence ATGTTTTCGACCTTGAAGAACGCCTTTAAGGATAAAGAAATAAGAAATAAAATTTATTTTACTCTTTTTATCCTGTTGTTGTATCGCATCGGAGCTAATATTACTGTTCCAGGTGTAAATGCAAAAGCGATTACTCAAGTTGCACAGACTGGTTTAGTTCCCATGCTTGATACTGTTTCTGGTGGTGGACTAGATAATTATTCAATTTTTTCACTTGGAGTTTCTCCCTATATTACAGCACAAATTGTTATTCAATTGTTGCAGATGGATATAGTTCCGGTTTTAGTAGAATGGGGAAAACAAGGTGAAGTGGGTCGGCGCAAGACAAATCAAGTTACTAGATGGTTGGCATTAGCTGTTGCTTTTGTACAAAGTATTGGTATTACACTTGGCTTTAATGCGTTAACACAAATGGGACTTGTTAAGTCACAAACGTGGCAGACTTATGTTGAAATTGCTGTTATTATGACAGCTGGAACAATGTTGCTTACCTGGCTTGGTGATGAAATCACTGATAAAGGTCTTGGCAATGGAGTTTCTGTGATTATTTTTGCTGGTATTATTGCTCGACTTCCACGCGGTCTATGGCAGATTTATAAGGAAGATATTATCAATAATAATGCGAGTGATCGTTTACAAGGTATCTTGTTCTTCATCGCGATTATCATTGCCATACTTATCGTAACGCAAATAGTTACATGGGTTGAACAAGCAGATCGTCGTATTCCAATTCAATATACAAAACGAGCAACTGTTAGTGGATCAGAGAGTTTTTTACCATTAAAAGTAAATGTTTCCGGTGTTATTCCAGTAATTTTTGCTAGTTCGTTTATTATCACGCCAGCGACCATTTTAATGGCCTTTCAAAAGTCTCAAGGCGACCAACAATGGTACAAGGTAATGACTAATATCTTTAGCATGCAAACTACGCCTGGAGTAATTATTTATACATTGCTGATTATTTTGTTTACATTTTTCTATGCTTTCGTTCAGGTTAATCCTGAGAAGTTGTCGAAGAATTTGCAAAAACAGGGTGCGTATATCCCAAGTGTTTGGCCTGGTAAAGATACACAAGATTATGTTTCTAAACTATTGATTAGATTGTCAACAGTTGGATCTGTATTTTTAGGCTTGGTTGCTTTATTGCCACAGCTTGCTACTAATTTTTGGGATTTACCAAGTTCAATTGGTTTAGGTGGAACGAGCCTGTTAATTGTTATTGGGGTAGTTCTTGAGTTATCTCGTCAAATTAATGGTTTATTAATGAAACGGGAATATGTTGGATTCATCAGATAG
- the infA gene encoding translation initiation factor IF-1, with translation MAKDDVIEVKGKVVDTLPNAMFKVELENGAVILAHVSGKIRMHYIRILPGDRVTVELSPYDLTKGRITYRFIK, from the coding sequence TTGGCAAAAGATGATGTCATTGAAGTAAAGGGTAAAGTAGTAGATACTTTACCTAATGCTATGTTTAAAGTTGAATTGGAAAATGGAGCTGTGATTTTAGCACATGTTTCTGGGAAAATTAGGATGCACTATATTCGAATTTTACCTGGTGACCGTGTTACGGTGGAACTTTCTCCTTACGATTTAACAAAAGGTAGAATTACGTATCGGTTTATAAAGTAA
- the rplO gene encoding 50S ribosomal protein L15, with translation MKLNELHAAVGSRSTRKRVGRGTSSGYGKTSGRGQKGQLARQGGHTRLGFEGGQMPLFRTMPKRGFKNVNRKEYAIINLDDLNKFDDNSEVTVASLKDMGLIKKELSGVKLLAKGELKVKLTVKVNKVSAAAKKAVEAAGGSVEVI, from the coding sequence ATGAAGCTTAATGAATTACATGCGGCTGTTGGCTCACGTTCAACCAGAAAACGTGTTGGACGTGGTACTTCAAGTGGTTATGGTAAGACTTCTGGCCGTGGTCAAAAGGGTCAATTGGCTCGTCAAGGTGGCCACACTCGTTTAGGTTTTGAAGGTGGTCAAATGCCATTATTCAGAACTATGCCTAAGCGTGGTTTTAAGAATGTCAATCGTAAAGAATACGCAATTATTAATTTAGATGACTTGAATAAGTTCGATGATAACAGTGAAGTAACTGTTGCAAGTCTTAAAGACATGGGCTTGATAAAGAAAGAATTATCAGGTGTTAAATTACTTGCTAAAGGTGAGTTGAAAGTTAAGTTAACTGTAAAGGTTAACAAAGTTTCTGCAGCTGCCAAGAAAGCAGTAGAAGCTGCTGGCGGATCTGTTGAGGTGATCTAA
- a CDS encoding DNA-directed RNA polymerase subunit alpha: MIEFEKPNITVVDQEKSYGKFVIEPLERGFGTTLGNSLRRVLLTSIPGAGLVYVQIDGVLHEFSTVPGVREDVAKMILNLKKLELKSFSDEQKLIELDIEGPATVTADDLKVDADIQILNPDQYICTIADGGHLHMQIAVKNGRGYVAASDNKSEDMPIGVIPVDSLFSPIKKVNYQVESTRVGKRDDFDKLTLEIWTDGSIKPNDALSFAAKILVEHFKVFETADASTKFDDVMVEKEDDTAEKKLEMTIEELDLSVRSYNCLKRAGINTLQELTDKTEADMMRVRNLGRKSLEEVKNKLADLGLSLRQED, from the coding sequence ATGATTGAATTTGAAAAACCAAATATTACCGTTGTTGACCAAGAGAAGTCTTACGGTAAATTTGTTATTGAACCACTTGAACGAGGCTTTGGTACTACTTTAGGTAACTCATTACGTAGAGTTTTACTTACATCTATTCCAGGTGCAGGACTTGTTTATGTTCAAATTGATGGTGTTTTGCACGAATTTTCAACAGTTCCTGGTGTTAGAGAAGACGTAGCTAAAATGATCCTTAATCTAAAGAAGCTTGAGTTAAAGTCTTTTTCAGATGAACAAAAGCTAATTGAATTAGATATTGAAGGACCAGCTACGGTAACTGCAGATGATTTAAAGGTTGATGCGGATATTCAAATTTTGAATCCTGATCAATATATCTGTACTATTGCCGATGGTGGTCACTTGCATATGCAAATTGCCGTTAAAAACGGTCGTGGATATGTTGCAGCAAGCGACAATAAGAGTGAGGATATGCCAATTGGTGTAATTCCAGTTGATTCTCTTTTCTCACCGATTAAAAAGGTTAATTACCAAGTTGAATCAACTCGTGTCGGTAAAAGAGACGACTTTGATAAACTCACTTTAGAGATTTGGACTGATGGTTCAATCAAACCTAATGACGCCCTTAGTTTTGCTGCTAAAATTTTGGTAGAACACTTTAAAGTGTTTGAAACTGCTGATGCAAGCACAAAATTCGATGATGTTATGGTTGAAAAAGAAGACGATACCGCAGAAAAGAAGCTTGAAATGACAATTGAAGAGCTCGATCTTTCTGTCCGTTCTTATAATTGTCTTAAACGAGCAGGGATTAATACTTTGCAAGAATTGACTGATAAGACAGAAGCAGATATGATGCGGGTACGTAACTTAGGACGTAAATCATTGGAAGAAGTTAAAAACAAATTAGCTGACTTGGGACTTTCACTTCGTCAGGAAGATTAA
- the rpmJ gene encoding 50S ribosomal protein L36, translating into MKVRPSVKPMCEHCKIIKRHGRVMVICSANPKHKQRQG; encoded by the coding sequence ATGAAGGTTAGACCATCTGTTAAACCAATGTGTGAACATTGTAAGATTATTAAAAGACATGGCCGTGTGATGGTTATTTGTTCTGCAAATCCTAAGCACAAGCAACGTCAAGGTTAA
- a CDS encoding adenylate kinase, translating to MINLILLGLPGAGKGTVSEQIVDKYHLTHISTGDMFREAMANETKVGLEAKSYIDKGNLVPDEVTAKLVEERLAQPDIHEGYILDGFPRTTVQAELLDGITERLSKPLTSVISLEVKEETLVNRLSARFMCKNCGATYNKITKMPKEKDTCDRCGSHEFYQREDDKPEVVKNRLEVNEKMNTPLKDYYEEKGLLTVINGEQSPEKVFEDVDEVLSKKQ from the coding sequence ATGATTAACTTAATTCTTTTGGGATTGCCTGGTGCTGGCAAAGGTACAGTATCTGAGCAAATTGTTGATAAATATCACCTAACTCATATTTCAACTGGGGATATGTTTAGGGAAGCAATGGCTAATGAGACCAAAGTTGGTCTTGAAGCTAAAAGTTATATCGATAAGGGTAACTTGGTACCAGATGAAGTTACTGCTAAATTGGTTGAAGAGCGGTTAGCTCAACCCGATATTCACGAAGGCTATATTTTAGATGGCTTTCCACGGACAACTGTGCAAGCAGAATTGCTAGATGGTATTACTGAGCGACTTAGTAAACCTTTAACAAGTGTAATTTCACTTGAAGTTAAGGAAGAAACGTTAGTTAACCGGTTGTCAGCACGCTTTATGTGTAAGAACTGTGGTGCAACTTACAATAAGATTACAAAAATGCCTAAAGAAAAGGATACATGTGATCGTTGTGGTTCCCATGAGTTTTATCAACGTGAGGATGACAAACCAGAAGTAGTTAAGAATCGTTTAGAAGTTAATGAAAAGATGAATACACCTTTGAAAGACTATTACGAAGAAAAGGGTTTGTTGACTGTAATTAATGGTGAACAAAGTCCAGAAAAAGTTTTTGAAGATGTAGATGAGGTATTGAGTAAAAAACAATAA
- the rpsM gene encoding 30S ribosomal protein S13 yields MARIAGVDLPRDKRIVVALTYIYGIGEPTAQKICADAGVSEDIRSKDLTPDDQEKLRAEVDKYRVEGDLRRQVSMNIKRLIDIGSYRGMRHRRGLPVRGQNTKNNARTRKGSKKNK; encoded by the coding sequence ATGGCACGTATTGCTGGTGTTGACTTACCAAGAGATAAAAGAATAGTTGTTGCTTTAACATATATTTATGGTATTGGTGAACCAACAGCTCAAAAAATTTGTGCGGATGCTGGTGTTTCTGAAGACATACGTTCAAAAGATTTGACTCCAGATGATCAAGAAAAACTTCGCGCAGAAGTTGATAAATACCGTGTTGAAGGTGACTTGCGTAGACAAGTTAGCATGAATATCAAGCGGTTAATTGATATTGGTTCTTACCGTGGTATGCGTCACCGCCGTGGACTTCCAGTTCGTGGCCAAAATACCAAGAATAATGCCCGTACTCGTAAGGGTAGTAAGAAAAATAAATAA
- the rpsK gene encoding 30S ribosomal protein S11: MPKTARKRRVKKHVEKGVAHIHSTFNNTLVMITDVQGNAVAWSSAGALGFKGSRKSTPFAAQMAAEAAAKSAMDQGMKHVEVSVKGPGSGRESAIRSLQATGLEITAIRDVTPVPHNGSRPPKRRRV; encoded by the coding sequence ATGCCTAAAACAGCACGTAAGCGTCGTGTGAAGAAGCACGTTGAAAAAGGCGTTGCTCATATTCATTCTACGTTTAATAATACTTTAGTCATGATTACTGACGTTCAAGGTAATGCAGTTGCTTGGTCTTCAGCCGGTGCATTGGGCTTTAAGGGTAGTCGTAAGTCTACTCCATTTGCAGCTCAAATGGCAGCTGAAGCAGCAGCTAAGAGTGCAATGGACCAAGGAATGAAGCATGTAGAAGTTTCAGTTAAGGGACCTGGTTCTGGTCGTGAATCAGCAATCAGATCTTTACAAGCTACTGGTCTTGAAATTACAGCAATTCGTGATGTTACGCCAGTTCCCCACAATGGTTCTAGACCACCAAAACGTCGTCGTGTATAA